TTCTACGATGCCATCAAGGGTGTCGTATTGCGTAAGCCATTTGAGCGCGGTTTTCGGTCCGCACTTCTCGACGCCCGGCACGTTGTCGACCGTATCGCCGATCAGCGACAGATAATCGACGATCCGTTCGGGCGGCACGCCGAACTTCGCGAGCACGCCCGCGCGGTCCAGCGTTTCGTTGGTCATCGTATTGATGAGGGTGACATGATCCGTCACGAGCTGAGCCAGATCCTTATCGCCCGTCGAGACGATCACTTTCATGCCGCGCTTCTCGGCCTGAACCGCAAGCGTACCGATGACGTCGTCGGCTTCGACGCCTTCGATCATCACGAGCGGCCAGCCGAGTGCGCGCACGGCGACGTGAATGGGCTCGATCTGCCGGGAGAGGTCGTCGGGCATCGAGGGGCGGTTGGCCTTGTACTCGGCGTACCAGTCGTCGCGGAAAGTCTTGCCTTTGGCATCAAATACGCACGCGCTATACTCTGCATTGACTTCGCGCCGCAAGCGCCGCAGCATGTTGATCATTCCATACAGTGCGCCGGTGGGACCGCCGTCGGGACCACGCAGGTCAGGCATCGCATGGTAGGCCCGGTACAAGTAACTAGAACCGTCGACCAATAGCAGGGTCTTACCTTCAAGACTTAGTTCTTCAGGCATTATGAACAAGAGAAAAGTGATTCCGAGTCTGCGATCGCTCGCAGATCAAGAGCGCGCGACGGCCAAGAAGGCTCGCGCATCGTGGCAGATGTTCACGATTATGGCAGAGTTTATCGAGGCGACCGAGTACCTCTCGGAGATCCGCCCTGCCATCAGCATCTATGGTTCGGCGCGCCTGAAACCGGAGTCGCCGTACTATCAGCGCACGATCGAAATCGCGCAGAAATTCTCCGATGCGGGCTTCGCCGTGATCTCCGGCGGCGGCCCCGGCATCATGGAGGCGGCCAACAAGGGCGCGCACGCGGGCAAGTCGCCGTCGGTCGGCCTGAACATCGAATTGCCGCACGAGCAGTCGGGTAATCAGTGGCAGGACATCTCGCTGCGTTTCCGTCATTTTTTCACGCGCAAAGTGACGTTCGTGAAAAATTCGGACGCTGTCGTGGTGATGCCCGGCGGTTTCGGCACGCTCGACGAACTCGCTGAAGTGCTCACGCTGATCCAGACGAAGAAGTCGCGCCATGTGCCGATCGTGCTCGTCGGTGCCGAGTTCTGGGCGGGACTGCTCGACTGGTTCAAGAACACGCTGCTGACCAACGGCGTGATCGGCCCGAAGGATCTGGACCTGATGCAGGTTATCGACGATCCGGATCAAGTGCTCGATGCCGTGCTGCGCTTCTACGAAGATCGCGAAGACAGCCCCGAGCAGCCGGCGGAAGGCAAGTCGGACGAAGATCGGATGTTCTATTTGTAATCCATCGCGGGCACGCGCCGCCTCCATTTCGAGGCGAGCGTTGCCGGCGCGCGGCTTTGCCGTAATCTGTTGCCAGAACTATTAGGAATGCCAATCTTCGAACGGGCTTGATTGGCTCGCTTCAACTCGTTAATATCGCCGCCCAAGGGTAAAGGAAAGCCGCAGCGCAATTTGCGTATGCGGCTATTTTTGCGCCCGATCAATAGTTTTTATTAATTGAATTGCGATTATTGAGATGGCACATCAATCGATGAGCTGCTCTTCCGCAATGATCAGAGGCGATACCAGCAAGATGAAGTCTGCGTCGAATTCCCCTTTCAAACTGGTCGCGACGGTCGCCGTCATCACGGCGCTGCTCGCGGGATGTCAAGAAAAGCACCACGACAGCGCGAACGAAAGCGCACCTGCATCGCAACCTGCCGCGGCGGAACCATCGAAAGCCGAAGTCGCGCAGCGCGCGAGGGAGCAGTTGTTGAGCGCGGTGTCCGGCGTCTGGAAGCCGGATACGGGTACGGGACTCACGATCATCTCCGCATCGGGCAGCGACATTCAGATCGCGCAAGGCGACACGCTGCTGCCAACTGCGCTCGGCGACGTCGATAGCGCCAACGACACCGTCAACTTCAAGATCTTCTGGAAGAGCGGCAAGCAGGAAGTCCGCACGATCACCTCGACGATGGACGGAGACTCGACCAGCTCGATCGTCATCACTGCGGCGGACGGCTCTCAGCGCCGCTACGACCTCGTCCGCAGACTCAGCCAGGACGATCTCAACCGGATCAGCGCATTGAATGCGCAAGGCACGGCGACGCCCAGCGAATCGACACCCGCGCCCGAACAAGCGAAGGCAGCAACCGACCGCGGTGTCATCGATATGTATCTTGGCGGCATCGACATGAATCTGCGCTCGTGCCCGGGTTCGACTTGCGCTGCCGTCATCATCGTGCCGAAGGACTCGAAAGTCAGCGCGGACACGTCGACCCTTCGCGAAGTCACGGAGACGTCGGGCGTGAACACGCCGTGGGTGCGCGTCACGTATGAGGGCGCGTACTGCGCGCCTTCCGAGCAGGACTCGACAACCGGATGCGCGCCGTCCAAGGGCACCGATGCGCCTGTGATTGGCTGGATGAACTACTCGCGTTTGCTGAACGCCCCGCGCGACCAGTCTTGATGTCTTGCGGGCGGCCGTCGCGCCGCCCGCCTGATCACCCGCCAGATTATTGAAACGCCACTTCCGCAAAGCTGCGCAACTTCCGGCTATGCAGTCTCGACAAGCCGTTCATGCGCAGCAGCTCCATCGCTTTCACGCCAATCTGCAAGTGCTGATCCACCTGCGCGCGATAGAACTGATCGGCCATGCCGGGCAGCTTCAGTTCGCCATGCAGCGGCTTGTCCGACACGCATAGCAGCGTTCCATACGGCACGCGGAAGCGGAAGCCGTTCGCCGCGATCGTCGCGCTCTCCATGTCCAGCGCGACCGCGCGGCTCTGCGACAAGCGACGCACCGGCTCGCGATGATCGCGCAGTTCCCAGTTGCGATTGTCCACGCTCGCAACCGTGCCCGTGCGCATCACGCGCTTGAGTTCCGTGCCGTCGAGCTGCGTCACCTGCGCGACCGCCTTCTCCAATGCGACCTGCACTTCGGCGAGCGCAGGCACCGGCACCCAGAGCGGCAGGTCGTCGTCGAGTACGTGATCTTCGCGCACATAGCCGTGCGCCAGCACGTAGTCGCCGAGACGCTGCGTGTTGCGCAGGCCCGCGCAGTGCCCGAGCATGACCCACGCATGCGGCCGCAGCACCGCGATGTGATCCGTGATCGTCTTCGCGTTCGACGGCCCCACGCCGATGTTCACCATCGTGATGCCGCTGCCGTCCGCGCGCTTCAGGTGATACGCGGGCATCTGCGGCAGGCGCGCGACCGGCGTGCCTTCTTCCGGCTGCTCGCCGAGATTGGCGTTATACGTGACGACATCGCCCGGTTCGACGAACGACGAATACTCGCTGCGGTACGCGCGCGTCTCTTCGTCGTCGGCGCGGGACATCATCGCGCGGCCGAGCTTCACGAACTCGTCGATGTAGAACTGATAGTTCGTGTACAGCACGTAGTTCTGGAAATGCGTCGGTGACGTCGCCGTATAGTGCCGCAGCCGATGCAGCGAAAAATCCACGCGCGCCGCCGTGAACAGCGCAAGCGGATGCGGCTCGCCCGGACCCGGCTCGTACGTGCCGTTGACGATGCGATCGTCGAGCAACGCGAGGTCCGGCGTATCGAAGACGTTGCGCATGGCGAGCAGGCGGTCGCGGTCGAGATCGCCTTCAAGATGAATGCCTTCGGCGAACGCAAAGTGAATCGGAATGGGCTGCGCCGACACGCCCACTTCGATGCCCACATGATGGTTCTTCGCCAACAACCGCAATTGCTCGCGATAGTAATCGCCAAAGAGATCGGGACGCGTCAGCGTCGTTTCGAAGATGCCCGGCCCGGCGACGAAACCATACGAGCGCCGCGAGTCGATCTGCGTGTTCAACTCGGTCCGCACACGCACGAACGGGTAACACGCGCGCACGCGATGCGTGAACTGCTCGTTGCGGCGGTAGCGCGCGAACGCATCGCGGAGAAACGCGGTATTCGCTTCGTAGATCGACGAGAGACGCGTCACGGCCGCGACGGGGTCCTCGAACGATTCGGTTGGAAAGTCGTTGGCGGGCGTGCCCTGGGTACTTTGAGTCCGGTCGTTTGTCATGATCTTGTTTCGTTTTTTCCATGCCCTCGTAATGAATCGACATTAACACGGATGAATGCCCGTTCCATGAAGCCCCTCTTCGCGTTGAGTGCGTGCGATAACACCTCGCAACACGTTTTTTTCTCGCTACGTAAAAATCGCGAAACCAGCGCAAAATAAGGCGTTCCACTGAGTCGGCACTCGGTTTGTTAGAATCCGGCCATCGTCTGGAGAACCATCATGAAGCCGCACCTTTGCGCCGCCGCCGCGGCAGTCCTCGCCGCCGCAAGTCTTGGCGCATTTGCGCAGCCGCAGAAAGCCGCGCAATCGGCTCAAGCGGCGCAATCGGCCCAGCCCGCGCCGCAACCGGCAACCCAGAGGATGTCGCCGGAAGAAGCCGCCGGCCTTCCGGACCTGAAAAGCATCAACCGTCCGCCCGCCAATGTGAGTTCGAAAGTCGAAATCTCGCCGCCGCGCACGCCGAGCTTTCACGAATTGAGCACCAACGGCACCGAGATCACCGAATATCGCGATAAAGGCAAGCCCGTCGAAATCAACGTCCGTTCGAATTTCGGCACGCGTTATCAGATGAGCTCGCCCGCCGACACCTCGCCGCAAGTGCGCGATAACGGCAAGGCCAGCACGCGCCTGCCGTCGATCAACCTGCATTATTGATTCCGTAAGATTGTCCCGGACCCGCTCGTCGAGAGCGGGTCGCGTCCTCGCGGCGCCGCGGCTTGCTGCCCGGGCCGCCGTTCATCGGCCCGCCGCGGGCCGTTCAACCTGACCGACGTTCTCCCGCATGGCCGTTTTCACCCCCGTCACCACCGCCGAGCTCGGCGACTGGCTGCAAGACTTCGATCTCGGCGATGTCGTCGAATTTCGCGGCATTCAGTCCGGCATCGAGAACAGCAACTTTTTTCTCACGACGACGCACGGCGAATTCGTGCTCACGATCTTCGAGAACCTCACCGCGACGCAGTTGCCGTTCTATCTCGATCTGATGCGCCATCTCGCGTCGCATCGCGTGCCGGTTCCCGATCCGATGCCGCGCCGCGACGGCTCGCTGTTCGGCATGCTGAAGGGCAAGCCCGCGAGCATCGTGACGAAGCTCGAAGGCGCGCCGGAGCTTGCGCCGACGCCCGCGCACTGCATCGAAGTCGGCCAGATGCTCGCGCGGCTGCATCTCGCGGGACGCGATTTTCCGCAGCATCAGCCGAATCTGCGCAGCTTGCCGTGGTGGCAGGAAAAGGCGCCGGCCATCGTCGAATTTTTGAGCCGCGAGCAGCGCGCGTTGTTCGACGCCGAACTCGCGCATCAGGGCGCGTTTTTCGGCTCGGCGGATTACGCGTCGCTGCCGGGAGGCCCGTGCCATTGCGACCTGTTCCGCGATAACGTGCTGTTCGCGCCCGGCCGCGAGCACGCGCGCCTCGGCGGCTTTTTCGATTTCTACTTCGCGGGCGTCGACAAATGGCTGTTCGATGTCGCCGTGACCGTGAACGACTGGTGCATCGACCTGGCGACCGGCGTGCTCGATCACGCGCGCGTCGATGCGCTTCTGCGCGCCTATCAGACCGTGCGTCCGTTCACGCCCGCCGAGGAGCGTCACTGGAACGACATGCTGCGCGCCGGCGCCATGCGTTTCTGGGTGTCGCGCCTGTATGACTTCTATCGTCCGCGCGAGGCGGAAATGCTGAAGGCGCATGATCCCGGCCATTTCGAACGCATTCTGCGCGAACGCGTCAAATCCGCTTCTTCCCTCCATTCATAACCCAGCCACATGCGACTGATCGAAGTTCCCGCCAAAACCGGCTACGTGTGGTTCCGCCAGGGAATCTGGCTGTTCCGCCGCAACCCGTTTGCGTTTCTCACGGTGTTCTTCGCCTATTTGTTCGTGATGACGCTGATTTCGCGCGTGCCGCTCATCGGGCCGGTGCTGCCGCTGCTGTTCATTCCGGGCATCGCGGTCGGCTTCATGGCCGCGTGCCGCAACACGATCGCGGGGAAACCGGTCTGGCCGACGGTACTCGTCGACGGCTTCCGCTCATACGGCAGCGTCGTCGCGCGCAGGCTGCTTGCGCTCGGCGCGCTGTATGTCATCGCGATGGCGGTGATCTTCGCGGCATCGGCGCTCGTGGACGGCGGCACGCTGCTCAGCCTGATGATGGGCGACGGCCCGACCGGCGATCCTGAAACCGTCGCCGCGAGCTTCAGCCCGCTTGCGGTGCTCGTCGCGATGGCGTGCTACGTCCCGGTCGCGATGCTGTTCTGGTTCGCGCCGACGCTCGTCGCATGGCACGACGTGCCGCCCGCGAAGGCGCTGTTCTTCAGCCTCGTGTCGTGCTGGCGCAATCGCGGCGCGTTCATCTACTACGGCGTGTTGTGGATCTGCATTGCGCTCGCGGCGTCGTTCGGACTGACCGCGCTGATGCAGGCGCTCGGCGCGGGCCAGGAAATGGCGCTCGCCGTGCTGATGCCGGCGTCGATTCTCGTCACGACCGCGCTCTATTGCTCGTTCTACGCGACCTATCGCGGCTGTTTCGGCGTGCAGTCGCCGGACACGCCCGATATTCCCGAGGCGTCCGGCACGCCCAAAGCCTGATCGCGCGAATCATATGGATCGCCGCGCACTGTTGATCGCGCGCAGCGATCCTTCGCGCACGAAGCATTGCACGTACACTGGCGGAACCGGCCGCTACGGCCTTTCGCCGCGCTTTCCGCCATGAGCCTGTCAGACGCCTCGCCCGAATTCCCGCTCGAACTCGACCAGCAACTCTGCTTCGCGCTCTATTCGACATCCCTCGCGATGACGAAGACGTACAAGCCGTTGCTGGAAAAGCTCGGCCTGACGTATCCGCAATATCTGACGATGCTCGTGCTGTGGGAATCCGACGATCTGACCGTCAAGGAAATCGCGACGCGCCTCTCGCTCGACTCCGCCACGATGACGCCGCTGCTCAAGCGGCTCGAAGCGCAGGGCTATGTCGAGCGCGTGCGCGGCGTCGAGGACGAGCGTCAGGTGCATATTCGGCTGACGGACGCCGGACGCGTTCTCAGACAATCCGCGCGCGAAATTCCGATGGAGATTTACTGCGCATCGGGCTCAGACATCAACGCCATGCTGCGCCTGCGCGGCGATCTCGTGCGCCTGCGCGCATCGCTCAACGACTACCTCGACGACTGAATTCCGCAAGCGATAGATTTTCGCTAGCGACGTCATCGCGATAATTTAATTTGTACACTAATTATTATCGCGATACATTTCTCCCCGTGGTCGACGCAGCAAGTCAACCGAACTTGAAATCTACCAAGGGAGAAAGACGATGAGCATCCTGTACAAGGCAACGGCAACGAGCACCGGCGGACGCGATGGCCGGGCGATTTCGTCGGATGAGCAACTGAATGTGAAATTGAGCGCGCCGAAAGAACTGGGCGGCACGGGCGCGCCGGGCACGAATCCGGAACAGCTGTTCGCGGCGGGCTATTCCGCCTGCTTTCTCTCGGCGATGAAATTCGTTGCCGGTCAGCAAAAGCGCGCGGTTCCGGCCGATACGACCGTCACCGCCGATGTGGGCGTCGGCCCGAACGACGCGGGCGGTTTCAAGCTGGATATCGAGCTGCGCGTGGCGCTGCCGGGCCTTGCCGCCGCCGACGCGCAGGCGCTGGTGGACGCTGCGCACCAGGTTTGCCCGTATTCGAACGCGACGCGCGGAAATGTCGACGTGCGCGTGAAGGTAATCTGATCCGCGATCACGCGGAAACAAAACTGCCGGCCTTGAAGCCGGCAGTTTTGCTTGAAACGATGCAAGCGCCTCAGGTCATACAGGCGCTTCTACTTCTTTATGCTTTAGTTCGACATCCACGACGGATGACGGCCAGCAACGCGCTGATCCAGCTTCTTCATACGATATTCGAGATCGTAGATGTCGGTGGCTTCGGCGAGATAAGCGTCGTCGCGTTCGCGATCGCGTTGGTCGGCGGATTTCGTCAGGAACAGGAAAATACGGCTGAGCAGGAACATGGTGGGCCTCGCTTGAATACTGGGGTTACTACCTATGAAAGTGATTATAGGGTAATCCCTGATCAAACACCAGCCCTGTTCGCTAGAACGCTGATACTAAAGACCAAATTGCAACACTCGAAACGCTGGGCGGCGCTCAGGCGACAAAAGTATTGCGCGCGGCCTCGCTCGAGCGACGCTGATGCTTGAAAAATTCCCACATCACGCCGGACGAGTCCGGCCCTTTCGACGAGTGGAAGGCGACCGTATCGTCGCCGCCGGCCCAGGAATGGCCGAGGCCGCGCACGATCGAGGTCTTGACCACGCGCCGCCCGTTCTTGAAATAGTCGCTGACGACGCCATCGGGATGCGATTCCTGACGCGTTTCGCCCGCGCGCCGGTTGCCCGCCGCGTCGATAAAGCCGTTGAGCCGCAAAAACTGTTTGGTCAACTGTTCGGCGTTGTTCGACGTGACGACCGAATCCAGTTCGCCATGCACGATGATCGCCGGCATGCCGGGATAGTCGCGGACATCGACGGCCGTGTCGATCAGCGCGACCGGGTCGGTCCGGCTGCCGCGGCGCATGACGTCCATCGCGCCGATAGCCGAGCGCGCCTCGCCGAACACCACGCCCGAATGCAGACCAACGGCCGCGAACACGTGCGGATAGCGCACCGCGAGCAGCGCCGCGAGCCCCGCGCCCGCCGACATGCCGGCGACATACACGCGCTCTGCGTCGAGATCGTGCTCCGCGACGACCGCCTTCACGAGCGACACGACCGACGCCGCCTCGCCGCCGCCTCCGCCGCCCGAGTCGTCGTACCAGCGCCAGCAGCGATGTGCGTGATCGTGCTTCGACTGTTCGGGATAGAGCACGGCGAAACCGTACTTGTCGGCGAGCAAATTGAAACGCGTGCCTTGGGCGAATTCATCGGCATTCTGCTTGCAGCCATGCAACATGACGACGAGCGGCAAGCGGTCGCCGGCGGCTTTCGGCGGCGTGTAGAGCGCGTAAGACAGATGATTGACGAAGCGGCCCGACTCGGTGGGCGGCGCCGAGTGATACGAGCGCGCCCATGTCCCGCGCGTCCACGCCGAGGCACGCGGACGCACGCGGGACTCGCGCATTGGCGGGCGCGCGCCGGCGCGCGTCGTAGGCGCCTTGGCGCTCACACTTGGCTTTACTTTTGGTTTGACGATCTTGGCGCGCGTAGGCTTGGCGGCCGCCCGGGGCTTGGGTGCGCGAATCGCTTCCGCCTGACTGGTAACCAGGCGTCTCAAGCCGCGCAGCCAAAGCTTGGTTAGGCTTTTCGACATTCGACTGGGTCCTCAAAAACATGCAAATTGGATGGCGCGAGAAAAAAACCCGTGCCGGTTGTGCATTGCACAATAGCACCAAAAAACGCGGGTGGCGCGTCGTCGTCCTTTACATATTGGGATGAATTAACAACAAATCAAGAAAAATGCCAAAACTAGACGAAAGTTACGCGATGTAACTGGTGCGTGCTTTCAGCAATGTCGGATAATTCAGGAACTTCCCAAGCGGTATACTTCTGAGCTTTCGCGGCTGCTCGTTCAATTCGGGCCAGTTCGCCGCATCGATCTCGTTTGCGTTGCCGCACTGCAGCAACCCCTGTACCTAAAAACCTCAATGAACTTGGATTTACCCAATTCCGTCTGGGTCTCAATCACCGCGCTGGGTGGCGTCGGTGTCATGGGTCCTTTGGCGCTTATCGTCGCGGCATGGCTCGCAATCGGTTATCGATGGAAATACGCCTTCGCGTGGCTCGGCCTGCTCGGCGCGGCGAGCGTCGCTGTCGCGTTGAGCAAGATCGCGTTTATCGGCTGGGGAATCGGCGTGCGCGATATCGATTTCACCGGGTTCAGCGGACACGCGCTGATGTCCACGGCTGTGCTGCCGGTTGCGATCTTCGTCGCGCTGTTGCCCGCGCGCGGCGCGGTGCGCGCATGCGGCGTCGCGGTCGGACTGCTGATCGGTGCGGGCGTGGGCATGTCGCGCGTCGTGCTGAACGCGCATTCGGTCTCGGAAGTGGTGGCGGGCTGCGCGCTCGGCGCGGTCGTCGCGCTGGCGTTCGTGCGCATCGCGTGGCGGGCCGAAGCCGGCAAGCTCGCGCCGGCGCCCGTTGCGGCGAGTCTTGCGGCCGTGGTCGTCGCGCTGCACGGCGTGCCGGTGCCCACGCAACATTGGATCACCGAGATCGCGCTCGAGCTGTCGGGCCACGAGCGTCCTTACGTGCGGGCGATCTGGAAGGTAAAGCGTTATACCGTGCCGGATCGCCGCACGGAGCTTCGGCCTCAGGAGCGCGCGGCCGCCTGACGCGACCGCCGCCCGTCGAGCATAAAAATCAGTCGTTCACGCCGATAATCACGCTCGACGCCTTGATCACCGCCACCGCCTTCTGACCCTGCGCGAGTCCGAGCGTGTCGGCGCTCTGATTCGTGATGATCGCGGTAATGGTCGTGGCGTCGTTGAGCGAGAGCGTCACTTCGGCGTTCACGGCGCCCTTCGTCACGCTGGCAACCGTGCCGCGCAACTGATTGCGCGCCGACAGCTTCGCGTTCGTGTCTTCCATCAGCATGACCCACGATGCCTTGATGAGC
This portion of the Caballeronia insecticola genome encodes:
- a CDS encoding homoserine kinase; the encoded protein is MAVFTPVTTAELGDWLQDFDLGDVVEFRGIQSGIENSNFFLTTTHGEFVLTIFENLTATQLPFYLDLMRHLASHRVPVPDPMPRRDGSLFGMLKGKPASIVTKLEGAPELAPTPAHCIEVGQMLARLHLAGRDFPQHQPNLRSLPWWQEKAPAIVEFLSREQRALFDAELAHQGAFFGSADYASLPGGPCHCDLFRDNVLFAPGREHARLGGFFDFYFAGVDKWLFDVAVTVNDWCIDLATGVLDHARVDALLRAYQTVRPFTPAEERHWNDMLRAGAMRFWVSRLYDFYRPREAEMLKAHDPGHFERILRERVKSASSLHS
- a CDS encoding DUF3563 family protein, with translation MFLLSRIFLFLTKSADQRDRERDDAYLAEATDIYDLEYRMKKLDQRVAGRHPSWMSN
- a CDS encoding organic hydroperoxide resistance protein; amino-acid sequence: MSILYKATATSTGGRDGRAISSDEQLNVKLSAPKELGGTGAPGTNPEQLFAAGYSACFLSAMKFVAGQQKRAVPADTTVTADVGVGPNDAGGFKLDIELRVALPGLAAADAQALVDAAHQVCPYSNATRGNVDVRVKVI
- a CDS encoding extracellular catalytic domain type 1 short-chain-length polyhydroxyalkanoate depolymerase, encoding MSKSLTKLWLRGLRRLVTSQAEAIRAPKPRAAAKPTRAKIVKPKVKPSVSAKAPTTRAGARPPMRESRVRPRASAWTRGTWARSYHSAPPTESGRFVNHLSYALYTPPKAAGDRLPLVVMLHGCKQNADEFAQGTRFNLLADKYGFAVLYPEQSKHDHAHRCWRWYDDSGGGGGGEAASVVSLVKAVVAEHDLDAERVYVAGMSAGAGLAALLAVRYPHVFAAVGLHSGVVFGEARSAIGAMDVMRRGSRTDPVALIDTAVDVRDYPGMPAIIVHGELDSVVTSNNAEQLTKQFLRLNGFIDAAGNRRAGETRQESHPDGVVSDYFKNGRRVVKTSIVRGLGHSWAGGDDTVAFHSSKGPDSSGVMWEFFKHQRRSSEAARNTFVA
- a CDS encoding AMP nucleosidase, with translation MTNDRTQSTQGTPANDFPTESFEDPVAAVTRLSSIYEANTAFLRDAFARYRRNEQFTHRVRACYPFVRVRTELNTQIDSRRSYGFVAGPGIFETTLTRPDLFGDYYREQLRLLAKNHHVGIEVGVSAQPIPIHFAFAEGIHLEGDLDRDRLLAMRNVFDTPDLALLDDRIVNGTYEPGPGEPHPLALFTAARVDFSLHRLRHYTATSPTHFQNYVLYTNYQFYIDEFVKLGRAMMSRADDEETRAYRSEYSSFVEPGDVVTYNANLGEQPEEGTPVARLPQMPAYHLKRADGSGITMVNIGVGPSNAKTITDHIAVLRPHAWVMLGHCAGLRNTQRLGDYVLAHGYVREDHVLDDDLPLWVPVPALAEVQVALEKAVAQVTQLDGTELKRVMRTGTVASVDNRNWELRDHREPVRRLSQSRAVALDMESATIAANGFRFRVPYGTLLCVSDKPLHGELKLPGMADQFYRAQVDQHLQIGVKAMELLRMNGLSRLHSRKLRSFAEVAFQ
- a CDS encoding BPSS1780 family membrane protein, with the translated sequence MRLIEVPAKTGYVWFRQGIWLFRRNPFAFLTVFFAYLFVMTLISRVPLIGPVLPLLFIPGIAVGFMAACRNTIAGKPVWPTVLVDGFRSYGSVVARRLLALGALYVIAMAVIFAASALVDGGTLLSLMMGDGPTGDPETVAASFSPLAVLVAMACYVPVAMLFWFAPTLVAWHDVPPAKALFFSLVSCWRNRGAFIYYGVLWICIALAASFGLTALMQALGAGQEMALAVLMPASILVTTALYCSFYATYRGCFGVQSPDTPDIPEASGTPKA
- a CDS encoding phosphatase PAP2 family protein, producing MNLDLPNSVWVSITALGGVGVMGPLALIVAAWLAIGYRWKYAFAWLGLLGAASVAVALSKIAFIGWGIGVRDIDFTGFSGHALMSTAVLPVAIFVALLPARGAVRACGVAVGLLIGAGVGMSRVVLNAHSVSEVVAGCALGAVVALAFVRIAWRAEAGKLAPAPVAASLAAVVVALHGVPVPTQHWITEIALELSGHERPYVRAIWKVKRYTVPDRRTELRPQERAAA
- a CDS encoding MarR family winged helix-turn-helix transcriptional regulator is translated as MSLSDASPEFPLELDQQLCFALYSTSLAMTKTYKPLLEKLGLTYPQYLTMLVLWESDDLTVKEIATRLSLDSATMTPLLKRLEAQGYVERVRGVEDERQVHIRLTDAGRVLRQSAREIPMEIYCASGSDINAMLRLRGDLVRLRASLNDYLDD
- a CDS encoding LOG family protein, with the protein product MNKRKVIPSLRSLADQERATAKKARASWQMFTIMAEFIEATEYLSEIRPAISIYGSARLKPESPYYQRTIEIAQKFSDAGFAVISGGGPGIMEAANKGAHAGKSPSVGLNIELPHEQSGNQWQDISLRFRHFFTRKVTFVKNSDAVVVMPGGFGTLDELAEVLTLIQTKKSRHVPIVLVGAEFWAGLLDWFKNTLLTNGVIGPKDLDLMQVIDDPDQVLDAVLRFYEDREDSPEQPAEGKSDEDRMFYL